The Streptomyces sp. B3I8 nucleotide sequence CCACGAGGCCGCGCTGATGGACCTCCACGACCTGGAGCACAACACCCGCGACGGGCTGCACATCGCCTCGCTCGCCGGTACGTGGATGGTGCTCGTGGCGGGCTTCGGCGGCATGCGGCACCACGGGGGGACGCTGCAGTTCGCCCCCCGGCTGCCGGAGACGTTCCGGCGGCTGGCGTTCACGCTGGAGCTGCTGGGGCGCAGGGTGCGGGTGGAGATCGAGCGGGGGGCGGCGGGGTACACGCTGCTGAGCGGGGAGCCGCTGGTCATCCACCATCATGGCGAGTCGCTGACGGTGGAGAGGGACAAGGTCAGCCGACGTGACATCCCGCCGCTGAAGGCGGTCCCGGCCCCGGCCCAGCCGCACCACCGCCGTCCGAACCGGGTGGCGGCGCCGGAGGGTTAGGGTGCGGGAGGGTTAGGGCGAGGGTGCGGGAGGGCGAGGGTGCGGGTACTTCTCCTCGCCCCCGCCGCCCTTTCCCGTCCCGACCCCGGAGGGCCCCCCGGACCCGCGAAGAGATTGCGCGGCTCCCCGCGCCCCTGCCAGGACTGCGCGAGCAACCACCCGCTCACCCGCGCGTCCGGGGTCCGAGGAGCGGAGCCCCTCAGGGTCGGGGACGGGAAGGGTAGGGGTGGCGGGGGCGGGGAAACGCCGTGCCGGCGAGGATGTGGGGCTCGACGCGGTCGTACGCGCGCCGTTGGCGATCCCTGCGGGACCGCCCCGACAGCACCGTCCCCAGCCACCCGCACACGAACCCCGCCGGAATCGACACCACCCCCGTCGTCGTGAACGGGAACCAGTGGAAGTCCAGCCCCGGGAACGCCGCCGTCGGCGACCCGGACACCAGACTCGTCCCCGGCATCAGCACCAGCACCGCCACCGTCCCCCCGATCAACGCGCACAGCAGCCCCGCCCGCGTGCACCGCCGCCAGAACAGGGCGTACACCAGCGCCGGCGCGAGCGCGGACGCGCCCACGCAGAAGGACGCCGTCGCCAGTGGCTGCAGGCTGCGGTCCTGCACCAGCGAGGCGAGCAGGATCGCGGGCACGCCCACGACCAGCGCGCAGACCCGCGCGAGCGCCGTCTCCCGCTGCGGACTGAGCCGCCGCGCCCGCGTCGCGAACACGTCGTGGGCGAGGGAGTTGGCGCAGGCGAGGATCATGCCGGCCACCGACGCGAGCAGCGTCAGGAAGATCGCCGTCGTCACCGCGGTGAACAACAGCGTCTCCGGACGCGACAGATGCGCCCCGAAGGCGGCCCGCGAACCCAGCAGATACGCCGTGTTGCCGCGCGGATCGGCCGCGGCGAGCCCTTCCCGGCCGACCAACGCGGTGGCCCCCACGCCCACCACGGTGATCACGACGGCGAACAGCGCGACCGAGGTCACGGCCCACGACATCGACCGCCGCACCTGCCGGGCGCTGCCCGCGGTGTACATCCGCATCGTCACATGCGGCAGACACGCTCCGCCCAGCACGATGGTGAGCTGGGTGCTGACCATGTCCAGCCGGGGGTGGTCGCCCCCGGCGAACTGCAGGCCGGGCCGCAGATACGCCTGGCCCGCCCCGCTGCGGCCGGCGGCGGCGGTGAACAGCGCCCCGGGGTCCCAGTGGAAGGCACGCAGGACGAGGACGGCGACGACGGCGCCCGAGCCGAGCAGCATCACCATCTTCAGCAACTGGATGAGGGCGGTGCCCTTCATGCCGCCGATGGCCGCATAGCTGATCATCAGCGCGCCCACCCCGACGACACACCCGGTCCGCATGGCGCTGCCGGTGAACCCCAGCATGTACGCCAGCAGTTGGCCGGTGCTGGCGAGCTGCACCAACATCATCGGCAGCAGGGCGATCAGGGTCACCGCACACGTGGTGATCCGCACCGACCGGCCCGGCATCCGCCGCGACAGCGCGTCGCCCAGGGTGAATTGGCCGGTGTTGCGCAGCGGTTCGGCCAGCAGGAACATCAGCAGCATCAGGGACAGCGTCATGCTCAGGGCGAGGACGACACCGTCGTAGCCGCACAACGCGATCACCCCGCCGATGGTGAGCACGGTGGCGGCGGAGATGTAGTCGCCGGCGATGGCGAGCCCGTTGCGCAGCGGGGACATCGTGCGGTAGCCGGTGTAGAACTCGGCGAGGTCGTCGCGGTCGGGGCCGGTCATCACGCACAGCAGCAGGGTGACGGTGACGACGGCACAGAAGGCGACCAGCGACCAGGACTGGGCGGAGCCGTCGAACTCGGTCATCGCCCCGGCTCCACGAGGCCGTCGTGGTCGGGGGCCCGGGGCGGGGGATCGGGCGGGGCGTGGCGACGTACGCGGGCGGCGAGTGGGTCGACGTAGCGGCGGGCGGTGCACTCGTACAGCACGACGGCGAGCCAGGTGACCGGGACCTGCACCAGGCCGAGCAGCAGCCCCGTGGACAGGCCGCCGGTGACGGGGCGGGTCAGTACGGAGGGCTCGTACGCGGAGAGGAGGAGGAAGACCACGAAGTAGCCGAGGGCGGCGAGGGTGGCGACCCGGCGCTGCCTGCGGTAGGCGCGACGCAGCATCCTCAGGTCACCGTGGTGCCCGCGCGCCGAGTGCGGTGACGCCCGGCGTAACGGCCGGGTCGGTAAGTCCTTGTCGCGGCGGCCCGGGGCGTCGCCGTCCCGCGCGTGCGCCGCCGGCTCCTCGTCCAGGTCGTCGTCCATCGGCCACGGGTGGGGCGGGGCGGAGACCGACCAGCTCGGTATGTGCGGCGGCGGCACCGGATACGAGGGGTACGGCGCGTGCGGATCGTGGGACATCCCGGTTCTCCTTGCGGCGCGGAGGTCCGGCGGGTGCGGACCGTGGGGGGAGGGAAGCGGCGGAGTGGGAGGGAAACGGCGGAGTGGGTTTTCGCACGCTAGCCGCCGCGATCCGGGCCGTGGGGCGTTTTCCGGGAACTCGGGGAGGCCCGTCCTCACCCCGCTGACCTCGGGTGTTGCCCGTGTGAGTGCAGTGACGGCAGAGCAGTGAGAGACGTCCGGGAGCTCCCCTCGGTGCGCCGGCGGAAACCGTCGGAGGCGGGTGCGCCCAGGCCGTGGTCCGCGAGCGGGCCCACCCTCAGGCCCGCCCGCCGGCAGTCGGCGACCAGAGCCGGGAGCGCGTCCAGAGTGGCCTTCCAGCAGTCCGGGGCGGCGACCCGGTCCGTGTCGTGCAGCAGCACCGTGCCGCCGCCGCGCAGATCCGCCCCGACCGTCCCGCGCACCGAACCGGGGGTGGCGTCCGGCGTCCAGTCCCTGCCCCACGCCGACCACAGCACCGGGCGCAGCCCCGCCCGCCGGGCCGCCGCCCAGCGCCCGGAGGTGAGGATGCCGTACGGCGGCCGGTACCAGCGCGGCCGTAGTCCGCTCACGCCGGCCACCGCCTCGGCCGCCCGCGCCACCTCGCGCGCGTCCCGCGCGGGCGCGGGCAGCCACGGCCTGTCGTGCGTCCAGCCGTGCACGGCCAGCTCGTGCCCCCGGCGGGCCGTCTCGCGGGCCACCTCGGGATGGCGTAGGACGCTCTCGCCGAGGACGAAGAACGTGGCGCGCACCCTCAGCGCGTCCAGCGCGTCCAGGAAGAGCGGGGTGGAGACCGGGTCGGGGCCGTCGTCGAAGGTGAGGGCGACATGGCCGGGGTGCCCGGTGCCCGCCAGCCGCGGGAAGAAGCGGCGCCGCAGCCCCGGTAGCCAGGTGGCGGCCGGAACGATGTGCGCGCCGGCCACGGCGGTGACCGCGAGAGCCGCGGCGGCCGGCGCCGCCGTACGCCGGAAGGGCGGCGGCGCGATCGTCGGGCGCCGACCGGACGTGGGGGCGGAGGCGGACGTGGAGACGGGGACGGAGACGGGGACGGGTGCGGGTACGGAGACGGGGACGGGGGCGGACGTGGAGACGGGGACGGGTGCGGGGGCGGTCTCGCGGCTCATGCTTGTGGCTACCTCTCTGTCCGGTGCGCTGTCGTGGGTTCAGGAGCCGCGGCGCGAGCGCGCGCGGGCGGCGGCCCGGGAGGCGGTGGCGCCCGCGGTGCCGGTGCCGGTGCTGTTCCCGGTGCCGCCCGTCCCCGTGTCCCACGTCTCCTGCTGCGAGGCCGCGTGGGCCAGGCCCACGGTGCCCGCGCCGATGAGCGCGATCCCGAGGATCTCGGGCACGAGCCGCAGCCCCAGGCCGATGTGCTCGTCGAACAGCGCCCAGCCCAGAGCCACGCTGGTCAGCGCGTCGCCGAGGGTGAGCGCCGGCTGCGAGGCGGTCAGGCTGCCGGCCCGGAAGGCGCCCTGGAGAAGGACGAAAGCGGTCAGCCCGGCCACCGCCAGGGCGTACAGCGGCCAGGTCGCGAAGATGCCGGCGCCCACGTCACCGATCCGCCCGGTGACCTCCTTCATCAGCGCGGCGGTGGTGGCGAAGGAGACCGCCGAGGCCAGTGCGAGCAGGGCGGCGCGGGGGGAGCCCCTGGTCAGCCGGGAGACGAGGACGAGGGTGACCACCGCG carries:
- a CDS encoding DMT family transporter gives rise to the protein MNAPTVVLALLAALANAAASVLQRRAAADEADAGAGVRHAAHWMAHVLRRPFWLAGSALLAVSTVLQAAALTVGSLSLVQPLLAAELLFTLAVGSLVFHHTPDRRTWLAFVALALGLAFFLGAAAPTEGRADATPGRWLLAGAAALAAVVTLVLVSRLTRGSPRAALLALASAVSFATTAALMKEVTGRIGDVGAGIFATWPLYALAVAGLTAFVLLQGAFRAGSLTASQPALTLGDALTSVALGWALFDEHIGLGLRLVPEILGIALIGAGTVGLAHAASQQETWDTGTGGTGNSTGTGTAGATASRAAARARSRRGS
- a CDS encoding polysaccharide deacetylase family protein, with protein sequence MSRETAPAPVPVSTSAPVPVSVPAPVPVSVPVSTSASAPTSGRRPTIAPPPFRRTAAPAAAALAVTAVAGAHIVPAATWLPGLRRRFFPRLAGTGHPGHVALTFDDGPDPVSTPLFLDALDALRVRATFFVLGESVLRHPEVARETARRGHELAVHGWTHDRPWLPAPARDAREVARAAEAVAGVSGLRPRWYRPPYGILTSGRWAAARRAGLRPVLWSAWGRDWTPDATPGSVRGTVGADLRGGGTVLLHDTDRVAAPDCWKATLDALPALVADCRRAGLRVGPLADHGLGAPASDGFRRRTEGSSRTSLTALPSLHSHGQHPRSAG
- a CDS encoding DUF485 domain-containing protein encodes the protein MSHDPHAPYPSYPVPPPHIPSWSVSAPPHPWPMDDDLDEEPAAHARDGDAPGRRDKDLPTRPLRRASPHSARGHHGDLRMLRRAYRRQRRVATLAALGYFVVFLLLSAYEPSVLTRPVTGGLSTGLLLGLVQVPVTWLAVVLYECTARRYVDPLAARVRRHAPPDPPPRAPDHDGLVEPGR
- a CDS encoding cation acetate symporter; amino-acid sequence: MTEFDGSAQSWSLVAFCAVVTVTLLLCVMTGPDRDDLAEFYTGYRTMSPLRNGLAIAGDYISAATVLTIGGVIALCGYDGVVLALSMTLSLMLLMFLLAEPLRNTGQFTLGDALSRRMPGRSVRITTCAVTLIALLPMMLVQLASTGQLLAYMLGFTGSAMRTGCVVGVGALMISYAAIGGMKGTALIQLLKMVMLLGSGAVVAVLVLRAFHWDPGALFTAAAGRSGAGQAYLRPGLQFAGGDHPRLDMVSTQLTIVLGGACLPHVTMRMYTAGSARQVRRSMSWAVTSVALFAVVITVVGVGATALVGREGLAAADPRGNTAYLLGSRAAFGAHLSRPETLLFTAVTTAIFLTLLASVAGMILACANSLAHDVFATRARRLSPQRETALARVCALVVGVPAILLASLVQDRSLQPLATASFCVGASALAPALVYALFWRRCTRAGLLCALIGGTVAVLVLMPGTSLVSGSPTAAFPGLDFHWFPFTTTGVVSIPAGFVCGWLGTVLSGRSRRDRQRRAYDRVEPHILAGTAFPRPRHPYPSRPRP